Genomic segment of Ischnura elegans chromosome 12, ioIscEleg1.1, whole genome shotgun sequence:
TGGTGTGAGTCCGCTGCCATCAGGAAACTCTGAAAAAACCCGAATATGtatagtgattacctcggccaATAATGATTCTACGATCGTTGCACTGGACACTAGCGACTATACCCCGGATTGCAACATACTATTAGGAgactcctcctcctactccctcTCTCATCAGACCTTAACTCTGATTAAACAGGGAATTGAATGCCCCACTAAAAACAAAAGATCCCTCCGAGGGCCTAAGCTAGTAGGGCATTTCCCTTCTTTCACTCTCTCACACTCCTCCTGCAATAGCGTTTCCTCTCTTTACAGCTCagcaaacaagaaaaaaatgggaGGATTTTATACCATTGAATATGCATAGATGCAACTACTAAACTATGTGCTAGATcaccttaaattatttttaaagtaattagaAAACTTTGACAACTCTCATTAGAAATCATGGCATTATAGCCATGATATGccatggaaaatataatataactttGGAAAATTCCACAGTTCCAGATCCTTAAATGGTTTTCCAAATCTAAATCCACCCTGCTAGACAGTAAAATTAATCTTTAGCTgcgatcattattattattattcaaaatcaCTGAATGGTGGATTTAAAGTCATCGTTAGGTCAGGAATTCGGTacattttcttaacatttttggATAGCTAATAGAGACCACAGGCAGTTAAACCATATGACATTTTATCTTTTGCCTCAAggataaaaatactttcttctgcACAGGTACCTGCTTTAGTGTCAGAGGCATTTGTAATACTGAATTTTAGCCTTCACCTAATTATAGGTTTTCCAGTGATGGCCTTATAATTATCCAGGAAAACTTTAATGTGTGTAGGAATATATTTGGATAGATACTTGTAAACCTTTCTTGGTAAGATGGGATTTTACTGTATTTCTGCATTTGAATAAGAGTTAGCCACACTTATTACTTAAATAAATCACAGGGCACacacaaattttataatttgaatttagTTGGCAGAGATGCAGTCTACTTACATTACAAGAACTTGACAGCAACTAGAAAGTAGTCGTGCCTAGAAACAATGACTGCAGTGAACAAATGTGAAACTTTTATGTTTACAAGTGAATACTTGGCAGTGAAATAAGTAAAGTTAATCATGATTTCTGAACTGCAGTCATTGGAACATACATTCAGGAAGAAAGCGGTAAATTCCAATGATTAATTTGCATATTAACTCTTAACCTCCTAAAATACCAATGATGTTCACAGCCCATGGGACATTATATTGACTATCAGGCaattgaaaactttaataatacgAGTAGtgacatcatatgctcagcagcccattacaccatgtccggtatagtccacaaatttccacattgGAGAATGACGCCTtgttagcttaactggctaaagcactcatctggaaatcgggggatccaagTTCGAATCTTGGTGTAAgcgattgattttttctctgtggatttttcacacaaagtaTAGATAGCACTCTGAAAAACCTTGGGGGAATTTAATGATTTGTGAAGGCATTGAATGCATAGATAAAGGATCttgcaggttaagatggtgaaaagtgcccccagatattttgaaaaataaaaaatatacacttaaagcgCACCCAAAAttatatgtttccccaaagtttcaggcctcaacgatggaaaataacccaaaataattgaaacacgatttttagttttttaactatATCTccagttaatatttttgtaaaatcgttttcttgattttaaagtgtATATACATACTATTACATTCTaacatcctgatttttttcaaaattttttgaccgaaaaatAAACTTCTATAtgagtttgaaatattcaaaattaaattaaaaattttaggaaacaatagacacgccgaaaaaaatatatatccgcCACTATCCACCACTATGTTGTTACCGCTACCTTGAAGTATAGttctaattttttcagatttttgaaATTGGTGGAACACAGTACATAGTGACATTAGAAGATAGGATCGTACCCTTGCATGACTTATGAAAGCTCGCAATGAAACACCATTGGAATCAAAGAGTAAGTTGGCTAAGAGGTAAATCGGAGGACTTTCCATGTTGGTGGTATGACTTCTGTGGTCTGAACCTctccaaaatcattttttttcagacaCATAATACAGCCGTAACTTATTTTTCTCATCCACTTTTATGCATATTAACCACTGTCGTCATTACAAAACTTTAAatagcaaaaattcatttttcgttttCTGCTGATATCGTTATTCGTTTCTATCGAGATCTCTATGCACGAgcatatgtaaaatatttcagtcaggtattcTGGCCAACAAGTCCATTTTTGTATTACCTGAAtgctatatcattttcaattatatgtagacactcacgagacccacttaactAATGGGGCCGGGTCGGCGAAAACTTGGAAGGTTTGTACATGAAGCAACAAGCATCATCCTTTGCCTTCACAGCACCATGAGCCGACAAGGACAGATGCGGATGCGACTGAGCTACCGAATGAGGAGTAAAACTCCATGAGAAAATGCActatcgaaattaagattagcagaTGGAATGCACTGGAAAATTCACCTTCCCGCAGATGCTGGACCGTAGGAGTGTTTTTCTTTCGGGCTctgtggcgaggtttttcctatctttagattcatatttggactcaccattTACCTCTTATTGATACATGGCTCCGTGGCTGAGTAGGTCTGTACTGTTCGCAGTAGTTTGCAGAGGAGCACTGGAAGGGATCGAGTCCCAAGTAATCatgttttcatcttttaaaaGACAAATTTTTAACATCCACATAATCTATGCTGACGACTAATGAAACATTCTATGTTGAATTTTctaaaagatgaatttttaacatcaacataatcaaTGCTGATGACTAATGAAATTTTCTGCATTGAATTTTCTAAAAGATGCTGCTCCATGTAAACTTTCTTGAGCCACTCTAATACCTTAAATGATATTAAAAGTACAAAGTAGAGAGCTGCATTCAGCCAATCTAATAATATTGACCTTTGATGATGATTGCACTCTAAAAATTAAGAGTGATACATCTAACAGAACCAATTTCAATAATTGTTGATGTCATGAAGAAAACGTAACAGAAAAAGCATGTTGAAATTGTGTACGTTTATTACAGAATATATTGCATACATAAACGAGCTTAACCAAAATAAGCTCAAGAGATGATGTACCTCATTAATTTATCcaatttaaacacataaatattgcatgaacaacttcagaacaTAGTCATATGTAAACTACATTTCATCTCATATATTTCACATACCAAGAACATTCTTTCCGATGTATAAAATCATCATATACTTATTacaatttctgtaaaaaaatatttcccagtaGCGGGGTTTCCTAGACTAGAGAGTATTTCATATCAGATCCTTCATAAAGATCACAAAAACAGTGTTTAGGCCAGTTCTATATAAGGGTTCAAACTCTGTAATTGGCAAGTATACCTCCAAAATATAGGTATACAAAGAAAATTGCTCAATTTTGGACACCCTTATCAGtcagcaataaaatattaatagataACAATTAAAATCTATGACAATGTCTTCTGATTCTGACAGTGAAACAGATTAAGGATAAAATTGCACCTCCCAAAacagaaaaacagaaaataataaagaattaaaCACGAATGAATGATTTTGAACAACTAATTTAAATGACAGATTAGTCATTAAGTAAAGGGATGGTTAAGCTAATTTATCACTCAAGTCCTAACCGTTAGAACAAGTTCTACATACATGAGCGATAGGGCTTAAGTTAGCCCAATCTCGTCTACTACTTCCCAATGACCTTACCCACAGAAAGCTACACCATATTACAATCTTCCATATTATTCCATTGTCACAGATAATCTTTGGCTAATGGAAGAGTTTAAAGGTAAATACTGAAGTGAATCCTCAGCCAAATTGGCTACAGTAAAAAAGAGGGTGCGAATCATCACATGCAAAAGGTAACTTGTacgtaattaaatattattgcagATTAtacatgcttaaaaaataaatagaattggaaaaaatttgtaaatacattaaaaaaagggTGAATAAATGAGGATATTGCAAGGAAATGCTTAAATTAAGCGTATAATTTATAGAGGGATATATAGAAGAGTATTTCATGTTATGATTTGTTGGATAAGTACTGTCTTAATTCATATCACAATTTACTCATGGAATACTATCAcaccatgagaataaaataatatcattgttCATGCAGATCAAAGATACTCCTCTATATTTCATTGTTACTAACAGTTTTGTAGTAGCATCGAATGGAAACATAGGGAATTCCCAACTCGAAATCATCTCTTGGCCAATATCTTAGGATTGGAGTTTGCTCCGGCCTTTCATCCTTCACAGAGAAGTAAGCAAATAGAACGCAGGCTGTGTAAGACgctatgaatatgaaaatatgccATAAACCATGAAGGTAAGGAAAATTAATGGATGACCATGCATCACAGAAGAGTCTATCAGTGACCCAACATGTTACAGCCAGCATCCATATAGCTGCACAGCGAATTCCTAGACGGAAAACTCGTTCACAGCGGCACCTAGCAAAGAAGGTTATCACTCATTTTTCGTACAAATTGAAACTAATGTAAAAATTAGCTTTAATTCTGACTAGACACGGTACAGCAAAATGATGACACGCGACTATCTTAATGCCATTACTTACCTCCTCATTTCATGGATCAAGAGTAAAAATGCAGGGAACCCTAGGCTCATCAGTGCAAATGCATTAGCGGCAGGGTGCAAACATCCAAGCCCAGTAGCGAATATAGCAAGTACTATAGCTGCCATGCTAAACAACTTCCTACAATGAAACATTACAGCAATAGTAAGATAAAAACCATATCAATTAGGAAGTTATGACCTAAGTGAAAACTTTGAACTTAATAACAACACGAATCACTTACCTGTCGTTCTggaaaaagtatggaaaaaaccTTCgtggaaaaaacaatgaaaaggcTGCCATAAATACCCAAAGGATTGCAACTTCGTCCAAAAGCTGACCGATAAGGCTTAGTGTGGCATGGAAATAAGCAGAGCTGATCCCCACAACAATTAAAAGTATCCATATTATGTGGATTGCAGGGTTAACAAACCGGgcgtattctttaaataaatgtatGAGCACCGGAGGCAGCAGGAAGAATAAGAAATTGCTGAACTGGAATGAAAATAGTTTGTTATAGAAAACAAGTTTGCAGAAATGATATGGCATGAACACAGTCTTCTACTTACAGTGTTAACAAACTCGGCAATTAGTGGAGTAATACTGTAATTTCCTTCACACCAATCTATTGGTGAACTTCCTGGCTCTAAATTATGCCACATGTTGAGTCTGGACGCcgaaatgaatgaagaaaatacaaattagATCGTATTCACGACTtcattaggataaaataaaactaattaactCTATTTCCATTACCTCTAATTTATCCACAGACAATAGTCATTAAAATTTGAGCGCACACAATACAACGAGAGAAGTTAATGCGTAGGAGTCAATTTCTTCGGATTTAGCTGTATGGGACAAAAGAACGAACTGCTAACAATCCATAGCAACAATTTCGAATGAATTTCAATCCTCCTTTAAGATTATTACCTAATTTTTCTTTCCCATTCTgagcaattgtcaattttaagcACGTTCTCAAAACAAAACAATGATATCGCAAACAGCTGTGACTTTCACGCGGCGTTGCCAAGTTTCCGGTCTCACATGAATCATCGAGCATGCGACTGCGATAATAGTGATTGCTCTGGCATAGCAACGACAGTCTGAGTTACTTTCAAATCCTTATTGTGGTCCTTCAATCACTTAAATAAAGGTATAAATAACCTATAATGTGTTCCTTATAGTCAATGCTCAAAATTAAGTGAAAGAGCATTCTACTTCAGAATTTTACGTTAAAAAACCTCTAGAGACAATTAATAAAGGACTTTCAATACTCTTTCCTAATGAAGGCCGGAAGAGAAGAGCATTTTGTACAAAAAagcgatggaaataaattaaaataacgttCCGTCGGTCGACTGCTGGTTCTCTCTCCTCTCTCGCTTGAGGAGGGGAACAGCGGCGGTGGTGGTAGAGGTACAGGCCAGATCATGGAATGATTTGATTGGACATGGACTCACACACCCACTGTTCGGGCTGCTTTTATTGGTCAATGATTTACTTATAGCTCCCGCTCGAAAAGAATCAGTTTTAGTCGCTTTTCAGGAATCTTCCCTGACAGAGGTAAGGCAAACCTAATTCACTTGTACAATAACACACTTGTAAAGGTATCATTAGTTTTCACTTAACCTAGAGCACTACCGCAGGCATGATATTGTTTTCAGTTCACGATTGCGAATTATTACACGCTTTCCTCAATGATTCCTATTTTGTGTCTACgctcttatttaattttgaatcttTCGAGCATACAGAGAGAAAATGTACAGCCACAGCATATTTGGAATACATAATGTCAGGAGGTACAGCATTAGTGAAGTGAAATATAGCGCTGTGAATGGGAATGAAGCGgtgttttcaaatcattttttcgGGCATTCAATCcgatattcttattattattattatagtattctaccgattgaggtaggtttccatggagcattcgagaagcgatctggtcttaatttatttaaatttacagtTGCAGCGAACAAAATTGAATCGTGTACCTAGCGGTATGGCGCAAAAACTTCACCTGAATCGTTCGCGACCGCGAAACAGTTGCGTAAAATAGGCGAAAAATACAAGTTCGTTTAAATACACATGAAATCTCCCTATTCTGTTTGAAGTGCTTCTCGTATACATTCGATTTCTGGACATTAATTAAGAATTCACAATCCGGcacaacaggggcggatccaggatttttttctgggaggggcacaagcaaggccgtatccaggattttgatcaggggggggcacaaggatacctcgtaatacaaaatgaacgcaatggtaatgggaccgtattaaaaatcttgcatatttttgagggtctggggggggcccgggcccccgtgccccccccccccccatggatcCGCCTATGCGGCACAAGGTTAAGCGCATTTGCGAGTTTATGAGtcgaaaaatgacaaaataaacaCCAAAATAACAGTGTGGTCTCAGACATCTATTACGGAAAATCTACAATCACGAATGTACCATTTTAGATATTTCCGCCGCGTGATACAGACAATTCAAGAGACGCCAACATATTTACCGCCATTTATTCTTCAAAATTCATCTAATTATTTTTCCCGTTTCATGTAAGCCGACATTTGCCGGGAGTTTTCCATTTCCGAAGTACCGGCCGCGTTCCGTCTTCAATGCCGTTGCGGTCGGACCGTGGAAACTCGCTTCGCCTTCCATCACGCTGTTCTTATAAGTACATTAGAAAAACTTTCCCTTACGCTAAGAGCCAGgatcaatatatttttcctttggatCCTAATTTTTAACGGCGAAGAGCTAGCGTTTTGTAATAGTTTTTGATGAAGCTACGAAACCACCCCTTGGTCTTGCATGACTACAGGACATATTTCCAAGATACTACACATTGGAGATTTGAGGTTCAAACTACTTTTCTCTTGGAGACACGATATATGTGCGAGTGAATTTCATCTGTAAAAATCTGTTTAGCCAGTCCAGCAAACGTATCTACCGTTTAAACAATTATTGCGCAAACACACTGGAAAGTTGAGGTTCAAACTACTTTTCTCTTAGAGACACGATATATGTGCGAGTGAATGTCATCTGTAAAAATCTGTATAACCAGTCAACCAAACGAATTTAccgtttaaacaattaatgctcACATTTAACCTCACCAGTCGTCTCCCGCTAATCTTAAATACTTCATTAACGATACTTCACAACCCCTTCATCACGACTTTCGACGATTATAGAAATCGTATGCTTGAACTACAATTGTAAGAAATCGCCATggagaagaaatcattcgccctgaccgggattcgaaaccggatcccccgatttctggtcgagtgctttagccagttaagctacctaggCGTCATtctcctgtggaaatttgaggactctACCGGACAAGgaggctttgctctccggctgtggcgctacgcgcacgatttggactgcttgtggcatcatatgctcagaaGTCCACACCACCTTGTCCGCTATAGT
This window contains:
- the LOC124168767 gene encoding alkaline ceramidase; protein product: MWHNLEPGSSPIDWCEGNYSITPLIAEFVNTFSNFLFFLLPPVLIHLFKEYARFVNPAIHIIWILLIVVGISSAYFHATLSLIGQLLDEVAILWVFMAAFSLFFPRRFFPYFFQNDRKLFSMAAIVLAIFATGLGCLHPAANAFALMSLGFPAFLLLIHEMRRCRCERVFRLGIRCAAIWMLAVTCWVTDRLFCDAWSSINFPYLHGLWHIFIFIASYTACVLFAYFSVKDERPEQTPILRYWPRDDFELGIPYVSIRCYYKTVSNNEI